The following are from one region of the Poecilia reticulata strain Guanapo linkage group LG7, Guppy_female_1.0+MT, whole genome shotgun sequence genome:
- the LOC103466863 gene encoding protein L-Myc-1a-like has protein sequence MLTETGRDHCRVFTCVDEGDDIECLLFQFGLIXYSPGRSCKEKDNSXRKTKQRSRGRISRRTEQRKKTIHLKKLGKHKSGAHRAIERTKGEEECQSMREDELSRDDHPKGRVVPKEKLATPLSNACPVVVATPGITGHKRQIGSHTEDHLTPLTPTSTDNSNKVKPEDGIQIHTPTGPKKLKQSPQHQPPSSSPSLSPLPGHSPGGLLTLEDPHAQRAIANIRERQRTQSLNEAFASLRKIIPTLPSDKLSKIQTLKLASRYIDFLYQVLQSNEMDSKLAGCNYLVHERLSYAFSVWRMEGAWSTMSAGH, from the coding sequence ATGCTTACAGAGACTGGAAGAGATCATTGTCGGGTTTTCACATGTGTGGATGAAGGAGATGACATTGAGTGCTTGCTCTTTCAGTTTGGCTTGATTRAATATTCCCCAGGGAGAAGCTGTAAAGAAAAGGACAACAGCAGWagaaagacaaagcagagaagCAGAGGAAGGATCTCAAGAAGAACAGAACAGAGGAAAAAGACAATACACTTGAAAAAACTGGGTAAGCACAAGAGCGGAGCACATAGAGCAATTGAAAGAACTAAAGGAGAGGAAGAGTGTCAAAGTATGAGAGAGGATGAACTGTCCAGAGATGATCACCCTAAAGGCAGGGTGGTTCCCAAAGAGAAGCTGGCAACTCCGCTTTCTAACGCCTGTCCTGTTGTTGTAGCCACTCCAGGCATTACCGGACATAAACGACAGATTGgctcacacacagaggatcacCTTACTCCACTCACTCCTACCTCAACGGACAACAGCAACAAAGTCAAACCAGAGGATGGCATTCAGATACACACCCCAACAGGTCccaaaaaactcaaacagaGCCCTCAGCATCAGCCGCCTTCTTCCAGCCCCTCGCTTTCTCCCCTGCCGGGTCACAGTCCTGGAGGACTCCTAACCCTCGAGGACCCACATGCTCAGCGGGCCATTGCCAACATCCGCGAACGCCAGAGGACTCAGTCGCTGAATGAAGCATTTGCCTCGCTGCGCAAGATYATTCCAACTCTTCCCTCGGACAAACTGAGCAAAATTCAGACTCTCAAGTTGGCATCCCGCTATATTGACTTTCTGTACCAGGTTCTGCAAAGCAACGAGATGGACAGCAAGCTTGCCGGGTGCAACTACCTGGTGCATGAGAGACTGAGCTACGCCTTCTCTGTGTGGAGGATGGAAGGGGCATGGTCAACAATGTCTGCAGGTCACTAG